The genomic window TGTGCTGATTTCATTCTTACCCATAACTTCGCAGCTTCGTCAGGATTATATCCAGCAATTGCCATAATGTTTAATCCAATTTTATCAGCTTCTGTTTCGTGACTTCTGCTAAATGGTAACATAACACCTAAAGTGGTTCCAATTCCATACAAAGAATTAAACGTTTCTCGTTCAGCGTCTTTTTCACTTAATGCTACATTTCCTGCAATTGCTACAGCTTGTTGAACAGTTCCGGCACTCATTCGCTGAGCTCCATGATCAGCCAAAGCATGAGCTACTTCATGTCCCATAACTACAGCAATACCTGTTTCTGACTGTGTAATCGGTAAAATACCAGTGTAAAAAACGATTTTTCCTCCAGGCATACACCATGCGTTTACATTTTCATCTTCTACTAGGTTGTATTCCCATTTGTAATCTTTTAAATAATCGGGGTATCCATTTGCTTTTAGCCATTTATCAGCGGCATTAGCAATTTTTTGTCCTACCGTTGTAATCATTTGACTTTCCTTAGTATTTTTTATTACGGTATTTTCTGAAATAAACTTATCGTATTCTTGAAATGCCATGGGAAATAATTGTTCACTAGATTGGTACATATTCAAGTTGCTTTTTCCAGTAAAA from Flavobacteriales bacterium includes these protein-coding regions:
- a CDS encoding M48 family metallopeptidase — protein: MKKHYYLLILLSVIAFLIACKVNPFTGKSNLNMYQSSEQLFPMAFQEYDKFISENTVIKNTKESQMITTVGQKIANAADKWLKANGYPDYLKDYKWEYNLVEDENVNAWCMPGGKIVFYTGILPITQSETGIAVVMGHEVAHALADHGAQRMSAGTVQQAVAIAGNVALSEKDAERETFNSLYGIGTTLGVMLPFSRSHETEADKIGLNIMAIAGYNPDEAAKLWVRMKSAHGSSTPEFLSKHPSNDTRIKNLTKWALEAKAEAKKFGVTTFK